One window of the Sphaerochaeta associata genome contains the following:
- a CDS encoding DMT family transporter, giving the protein MNLALYLFLDVLTGMVISIMVVANTLYGQATTMGVSLIVNHTIGLTVLTLILLLGRNKPAIRGPRMKAPWYLYFNGLFGLAILNLNYYTVINTGASLAMASTVFGQSICSLVFDLTGWMGMQKRSLNKVKAVSLTVSLVGILIMAASGDGTFALLFILLGILAGALTMTQMVLNSTLAIYKGAIRASHQNFIGGLVAGLVFYFLLQGEQTLGGLATTAGLPFLLVFSGGTLAVFVVVSTSYVIVKIPAVYSALLLSSSQILMSLAIDTVFFDSFSLPLLLGSLLMLLGMGGNLFADKKANP; this is encoded by the coding sequence ATGAACCTTGCACTCTACCTCTTTTTGGATGTCCTGACCGGTATGGTCATCTCGATCATGGTGGTTGCCAACACCCTCTACGGGCAGGCGACGACCATGGGCGTCTCCTTGATCGTCAACCATACCATCGGCTTGACCGTCCTTACGCTTATCCTGCTGCTGGGCAGAAACAAACCTGCGATCAGGGGTCCGAGGATGAAAGCTCCTTGGTACCTGTACTTCAACGGCTTGTTCGGTCTGGCCATCCTGAACCTGAACTACTACACAGTCATCAACACAGGTGCTTCCCTGGCCATGGCTTCAACGGTTTTCGGGCAGAGCATCTGCTCGCTTGTTTTTGACCTCACTGGTTGGATGGGAATGCAGAAACGCTCCTTGAACAAAGTCAAGGCGGTAAGTCTGACTGTCAGTTTGGTTGGCATCCTCATCATGGCTGCCAGCGGCGACGGTACGTTCGCCCTGCTTTTCATTCTGCTCGGCATCCTTGCAGGAGCATTGACCATGACCCAGATGGTACTGAACAGCACGCTGGCAATCTACAAGGGAGCGATTCGGGCAAGTCATCAGAACTTCATCGGCGGTTTGGTTGCAGGGCTGGTCTTCTACTTCCTCCTGCAGGGCGAACAAACGCTAGGAGGTCTGGCCACCACCGCCGGCCTTCCGTTCCTGTTGGTTTTCTCAGGGGGAACCCTTGCCGTGTTCGTGGTTGTGAGCACCAGTTACGTCATCGTCAAGATTCCGGCAGTCTACTCGGCCCTGCTGCTGTCTTCGTCCCAGATTCTCATGAGTCTGGCCATCGATACCGTCTTCTTTGACAGTTTTTCCCTGCCGTTGCTGCTCGGTTCGCTCTTGATGCTCCTGGGCATGGGAGGCAATCTATTTGCCGACAAAAAGGCTAATCCTTAG
- the cobT gene encoding nicotinate-nucleotide--dimethylbenzimidazole phosphoribosyltransferase gives MSIPPIDRSSLVRYQQILLSKAMPPHSLGRLSDLALDLAMIRPRPLKHLSLLLFAADHGIVEEGVTHSPVEITYQQCLNFARGGGACSLFASQVDAALAVIDVAVKHTFSISDNVVDRKVAWGSRNFLTAPALEREACLKAVETGRQLVLQAHERGCDAIAFGEMGVGNTTSASSMAAALTGLPVPSLTGKGSGLSDAELLHKIAVIEQALVLHPQRAPFEVLCNLGGYELAAIVGGMWQAAELGLPILLDGYVVSSAALVAVKLEPALADYLITCHRSAMQGHQAILDAIGCKPPLLDLAMQLGEGTGALAAWPLVRLASRILFEMTSFEEGNVTNSTALLAQLGVV, from the coding sequence ATGTCAATACCACCGATCGACCGAAGCAGTCTTGTTCGCTATCAGCAGATCTTGCTGAGCAAAGCGATGCCTCCCCACAGTCTGGGAAGGCTCTCCGATCTTGCCTTGGACCTGGCAATGATCCGTCCACGTCCGCTCAAGCATCTCTCGCTGTTGCTCTTTGCCGCCGACCACGGCATTGTCGAGGAGGGGGTGACTCACAGCCCGGTGGAAATAACCTATCAGCAGTGTTTGAATTTCGCCAGGGGCGGGGGAGCCTGCTCGCTGTTTGCCTCCCAAGTCGATGCGGCACTAGCGGTCATCGATGTAGCAGTCAAGCATACCTTCAGCATCTCCGACAACGTGGTGGATCGGAAGGTGGCCTGGGGCAGCAGGAACTTCCTGACGGCTCCCGCCTTGGAACGGGAGGCCTGTCTCAAAGCCGTTGAGACAGGCAGGCAGTTGGTTCTTCAAGCTCATGAAAGGGGTTGTGATGCCATCGCCTTCGGGGAGATGGGAGTAGGAAACACCACCAGTGCGTCCAGCATGGCTGCCGCCCTCACCGGCCTGCCAGTACCCTCTCTTACCGGTAAGGGTTCCGGCTTGAGTGATGCAGAGCTTCTGCACAAGATTGCGGTGATCGAGCAGGCTCTTGTCCTTCATCCGCAGCGGGCGCCTTTTGAGGTGCTGTGCAACCTTGGAGGCTATGAGTTGGCGGCAATAGTCGGTGGTATGTGGCAGGCTGCAGAGCTTGGGCTTCCGATATTGCTTGATGGTTATGTTGTGAGCAGTGCCGCCTTGGTGGCGGTGAAACTTGAACCTGCATTGGCTGACTACCTGATCACCTGCCACCGTTCCGCAATGCAGGGTCATCAGGCAATCCTGGATGCCATTGGATGCAAGCCTCCTTTGCTGGATTTGGCGATGCAGTTGGGCGAGGGTACCGGCGCTTTGGCCGCCTGGCCCTTGGTTCGCCTGGCAAGCCGCATTCTCTTTGAGATGACCAGCTTCGAAGAAGGCAATGTAACCAATAGTACGGCACTTTTGGCACAGCTGGGGGTGGTATGA
- the cbiR gene encoding cobamide remodeling phosphodiesterase CbiR, with amino-acid sequence MKVPHLRIGTTSYILADDILPNVRYLAPMVDDIELVLFESEEMSNLPSKEVVEELAVLARQHDLTYTVHFPLDIQPGSADPALRSACVASILSIIALTRNLKPFGYVLHLTPELYGTVPSPEVERWHDCLGKTLQSLFEQTDVSPRMFCIETLSYPFACVQDLVERYDLSVTLDIGHVWLMGYDSRKVLDSLLERTRICHLHGVKDKTDHLGLDQGDAEAIEYFLKRLVLQGQRDRIERVLTLEVFSEAEFFASLSLLQESHAMMR; translated from the coding sequence ATGAAGGTACCGCACCTGCGCATAGGAACGACCAGCTACATCCTGGCCGACGACATTCTTCCGAATGTCCGCTATTTGGCTCCAATGGTGGACGATATCGAGCTGGTATTGTTTGAGAGTGAAGAAATGAGCAATCTTCCTTCCAAGGAGGTCGTTGAAGAGCTCGCTGTCCTGGCCCGGCAGCATGACCTTACCTATACGGTGCATTTTCCATTGGACATCCAGCCAGGTAGTGCTGATCCTGCTCTTCGGTCGGCGTGTGTAGCTTCGATCCTTTCCATCATTGCATTGACCCGGAACCTGAAACCTTTCGGCTATGTGCTGCACCTCACTCCCGAGCTGTATGGAACTGTACCATCGCCGGAAGTGGAGCGTTGGCATGACTGCCTGGGGAAAACGTTGCAATCACTGTTTGAGCAGACCGACGTCAGTCCGAGAATGTTCTGCATAGAAACGCTCAGCTACCCATTTGCCTGTGTGCAGGACTTGGTTGAACGCTACGATCTTTCAGTAACCTTGGATATCGGGCATGTCTGGTTGATGGGCTACGACAGCCGCAAGGTCCTCGATTCCTTGTTGGAGAGGACCCGCATCTGTCATCTGCACGGAGTGAAGGACAAGACCGACCATCTTGGTCTTGACCAAGGAGATGCGGAGGCAATCGAGTATTTTCTGAAGAGGCTTGTGCTGCAAGGCCAGAGGGACAGGATTGAACGTGTTCTTACCCTGGAGGTTTTTTCTGAGGCGGAGTTTTTTGCCTCCCTCTCCCTCTTGCAGGAAAGCCATGCTATGATGAGATGA
- the cobU gene encoding bifunctional adenosylcobinamide kinase/adenosylcobinamide-phosphate guanylyltransferase produces MATIDLKKNQIKGYPLHAGKGTIVSTAGSIKIHTRIKSQVSLIIGGGRSGKSSYAQDYALSVCEGTESRAYIATAEPIDEEMKQRIAAHQKDRGDRFITIEEPLDLAKAIKDLPPSVEVCVIDCLTVWLGNLLHHSGVPSKRFEQMDALYEVLHHPPCEILLVTNETGLGLIPADAESRAFRDLAGWMNQDIAEIAQNVILLVAGLPLALKGSVL; encoded by the coding sequence ATGGCTACCATTGACTTGAAAAAGAACCAGATAAAGGGATATCCGCTGCATGCCGGCAAGGGGACGATTGTATCAACGGCCGGGAGCATCAAGATTCACACCCGCATCAAGAGTCAGGTAAGCCTGATAATCGGTGGTGGGAGAAGCGGAAAGAGTTCCTATGCCCAGGACTACGCCCTGAGTGTCTGCGAAGGGACTGAGTCGCGGGCCTACATCGCTACCGCCGAGCCGATCGATGAGGAGATGAAGCAGCGGATTGCCGCTCATCAGAAGGACCGTGGCGACCGTTTCATCACCATCGAGGAACCCCTTGACTTGGCGAAGGCCATCAAGGACCTGCCCCCTTCGGTGGAAGTATGTGTGATTGATTGCCTTACGGTATGGTTGGGTAATCTTCTGCACCATAGTGGAGTTCCTTCCAAACGGTTTGAACAGATGGACGCCCTGTATGAGGTGCTTCACCATCCGCCGTGTGAGATTCTGCTGGTTACCAACGAGACCGGGCTGGGTTTGATTCCCGCGGATGCAGAGAGCAGGGCGTTCCGCGATCTTGCCGGTTGGATGAATCAGGATATTGCCGAAATCGCCCAAAACGTCATTCTGCTCGTTGCAGGCCTGCCCCTTGCATTGAAAGGCTCCGTGTTGTGA
- the cobS gene encoding adenosylcobinamide-GDP ribazoletransferase has product MTSLGLSLAIRTLTRFPVPGRGEEAPEKSLFWFPFVGALLGLCSYGVASLPLAGTVRAALVLALTAYLTRAFHLDGLADFADGLGGGWTRERALEIMRDSHSGAFAVVTLIVVLLVQYSCLTIIVDALAPALILAPAIGRLMQVIAASFLPYARSGEGTASQLVRRATRRHSLLPLVQVLGTCLVLYLFFDEELALKALTALGCALLMSLVVMQVAKRRLGGVTGDVLGAIEVLGESAALLGFLLPLA; this is encoded by the coding sequence GTGACCTCTCTTGGCTTGAGTCTGGCGATCAGAACCCTGACCCGGTTTCCTGTGCCCGGAAGGGGCGAGGAGGCACCGGAGAAAAGCTTGTTTTGGTTCCCTTTCGTAGGCGCCCTTCTTGGATTGTGCTCATATGGTGTCGCGTCTCTTCCGTTGGCCGGCACCGTTCGCGCCGCCTTGGTGCTTGCTCTCACCGCTTATCTGACACGTGCCTTCCATCTCGACGGACTTGCAGATTTCGCCGACGGGTTGGGTGGAGGATGGACTCGTGAACGTGCGCTTGAAATCATGCGCGACAGCCATAGCGGCGCATTCGCTGTCGTAACGCTCATCGTTGTTCTTCTTGTACAATACTCCTGTCTCACGATCATTGTGGACGCTCTTGCACCCGCTCTCATACTTGCACCTGCCATCGGAAGGTTGATGCAGGTCATCGCAGCTTCCTTTCTGCCCTATGCCAGAAGCGGGGAGGGCACTGCATCCCAACTGGTGAGAAGGGCGACCAGGAGACACAGCCTTCTCCCGCTTGTACAGGTGCTTGGCACCTGTCTTGTCTTGTATCTCTTCTTTGACGAAGAGCTCGCCCTGAAGGCTTTGACGGCGCTTGGGTGTGCCCTGCTGATGAGCCTGGTTGTGATGCAGGTGGCAAAGCGACGGCTGGGCGGAGTAACAGGCGATGTATTGGGAGCGATTGAGGTATTGGGCGAGAGTGCAGCCCTACTTGGCTTCCTTCTCCCTCTTGCATGA
- the thrH gene encoding bifunctional phosphoserine phosphatase/homoserine phosphotransferase ThrH: protein MDIVCLDMEGVLVPEIWINVALRTGIEELKITTREEPDYDKLMANRIRILKEHNLRLSDIQDVIAGMGPLEGAYEFLQSLRAMTQVVILSDTFTEFAQPLMRQLDYPMIWCNSLVVDEQNMIVRHRMRLHDGKRKAVQAMRSLNYRTFAAGDSYNDLSMIREADGGCLFRAPQNILSECPDLRITNTYEEFLCEIKGFLGT from the coding sequence ATGGATATTGTTTGTCTTGATATGGAAGGGGTGCTCGTACCGGAAATCTGGATCAATGTTGCCTTGCGCACCGGCATTGAAGAGCTGAAGATCACCACGCGTGAGGAACCTGATTACGACAAGCTCATGGCCAATCGCATCAGGATTCTCAAAGAGCACAACCTGCGACTTTCCGACATCCAGGATGTAATCGCGGGGATGGGGCCGCTTGAGGGGGCCTACGAGTTTTTGCAGTCGCTCAGGGCGATGACCCAGGTGGTGATCTTAAGTGACACCTTCACCGAGTTTGCGCAGCCTCTGATGCGTCAGCTCGATTACCCGATGATCTGGTGCAACAGCCTTGTAGTTGATGAACAGAATATGATCGTCCGTCACCGGATGAGACTGCACGACGGGAAACGCAAGGCGGTCCAGGCAATGAGAAGCCTTAACTATCGAACGTTCGCAGCAGGGGACTCCTACAATGATTTGAGCATGATCAGGGAGGCTGACGGGGGTTGCTTGTTCCGGGCACCCCAGAACATCCTAAGCGAGTGTCCCGACCTTCGCATCACCAATACCTATGAAGAGTTCCTCTGTGAGATCAAAGGGTTTCTGGGGACATGA
- a CDS encoding SAM hydrolase/SAM-dependent halogenase family protein, with product MKSRLRNELMANQAWKERRTVVFLSDFGTSDGAVSAMHGVADGISNTLRLDDLTHDIPQFNIWEASYRLAQALPYWAPGTVFVCVVDPGVGSDRKSIVALTESGHLVVTPDNGTLSHVADRIGLIEVRTINVEDNRLAGSQQSHTFFGRDVYAYTGARLASAQIEFEQLGPVLPKLVRLKIERVRLEGTTLIGSIDIHDSRYGSLWTNIGNEFLEQLGVDWGDQLQVVITKDGRIVYGYHLTLCKAFTDVQKGEPLIYVNSLLKLAVAVNQGSFAATYQIGTGEGWKITFSVVS from the coding sequence ATGAAGAGTCGGCTAAGAAATGAACTTATGGCAAACCAAGCGTGGAAAGAGAGGCGGACAGTAGTCTTTCTCAGCGACTTCGGAACCAGCGACGGGGCGGTTTCAGCCATGCACGGGGTGGCCGACGGCATCTCCAATACGCTTCGCTTGGATGACTTGACCCACGATATTCCCCAGTTCAATATTTGGGAAGCTTCCTACCGCCTGGCCCAGGCTCTCCCGTATTGGGCTCCTGGTACGGTGTTTGTCTGCGTCGTCGATCCAGGGGTCGGTTCGGACCGCAAGAGCATCGTCGCCTTGACCGAGAGCGGCCACTTGGTGGTCACCCCTGACAATGGGACGCTCTCCCATGTGGCCGATCGAATCGGGCTGATCGAAGTCCGTACCATCAATGTCGAGGACAACCGCCTGGCAGGAAGCCAGCAGAGCCATACGTTTTTCGGCCGTGATGTATATGCCTATACTGGGGCACGCCTCGCCTCGGCTCAGATAGAGTTTGAACAGCTTGGACCGGTTCTTCCCAAACTGGTGAGGTTGAAGATTGAACGTGTACGGCTTGAAGGTACGACCCTGATAGGCTCCATCGATATCCACGACAGCCGCTACGGCTCGCTATGGACAAATATCGGTAATGAGTTCCTTGAACAACTGGGCGTAGACTGGGGTGACCAGCTGCAGGTTGTGATCACCAAGGATGGAAGAATCGTATATGGCTATCATCTCACGCTTTGCAAAGCCTTTACCGATGTCCAGAAAGGAGAACCGCTGATCTACGTCAACAGCCTGCTCAAGCTTGCAGTTGCGGTCAATCAGGGAAGTTTCGCAGCAACGTATCAAATAGGCACGGGTGAAGGCTGGAAAATTACATTTTCGGTGGTATCATGA
- a CDS encoding ECF-type riboflavin transporter substrate-binding protein, protein MNTSKGMQAVKAVVVIAIGAALYGVGGLISIPVFANTTIKPAMAVLALFAAVYGPVIGFLVGFLGHLLTDLFAGWGVWLTWVLGSGIVGAAIGLFGRMTEHSIDKGELKRSAIGLFILLSFLGNFIGYMISAILDYLIFAEPMDKVITQQLIIAFSNTIVIAILGTLLLMLVVRRTTSKMNLQKDNEA, encoded by the coding sequence ATGAATACATCCAAAGGCATGCAGGCGGTCAAGGCTGTAGTTGTAATCGCCATCGGTGCTGCACTGTATGGAGTAGGTGGTCTGATCAGCATCCCGGTGTTTGCCAATACGACCATCAAGCCGGCGATGGCGGTTCTGGCGCTTTTTGCCGCTGTCTACGGGCCGGTCATCGGCTTCTTGGTCGGCTTTCTCGGGCACTTGCTCACCGACCTCTTTGCAGGTTGGGGTGTGTGGCTTACCTGGGTGCTCGGAAGCGGCATAGTAGGAGCGGCAATCGGTTTGTTCGGGAGAATGACGGAACACTCCATTGACAAGGGAGAATTGAAGCGATCAGCAATCGGTCTGTTCATCCTGCTCTCCTTTTTGGGGAACTTCATTGGATATATGATCAGCGCCATCCTTGACTATCTCATCTTTGCCGAACCCATGGACAAGGTCATCACCCAGCAGTTGATCATAGCTTTCTCCAATACCATCGTCATCGCAATCCTCGGCACGCTGCTTCTCATGCTCGTTGTAAGACGCACTACGAGTAAGATGAATCTGCAGAAGGACAACGAGGCATAA